The Cucumis melo cultivar AY chromosome 5, USDA_Cmelo_AY_1.0, whole genome shotgun sequence genome has a segment encoding these proteins:
- the LOC103491607 gene encoding COP9 signalosome complex subunit 2, producing MGSDADMEDYGFEYSDDEPEEQDVDIENQYYNSKGLVETDPEGALAGFAEVVRMEPEKAEWGFKALKQTVKLYYRLGRYKEMMDSYRVMLTYIKSAVTRNYSEKCINNIMDFVSGSASQSFGLLQEFYQTTLKALEEAKNERLWFKTNLKLCKIWFDIGEYGRMIKILKELHKSCQREDGTDDQKKGSQLLEVYAIEIQMYTETKNNKKLKQLYQKALAIKSAIPHPRIMGIIRECGGKMHMAERQWPEAATDFFEAFKNYDEAGNQRRIQCLKYLVLANMLMESEVNPFDGQEAKPYKNDPEILAMTNLIAAYQRNEILEFEKILKSNRKTIMDDPFIRNYIEDLLKNVRTQVLLKLIKPYTRIRIPFISKELNVPEKDVEQLLVSLILDNRIDGHIDQVNRLLERGDRSKGMKKYTAIDKWNTQLKSLFQTVSNRVY from the exons ATGGGTTCCG ATGCGGATATGGAGGATTATGGTTTCGAGTATTCGGACGATGAACCTGAAGAGCAGGACGTTGATATTGAAAATCAATACTACAACTCTAAAG GGTTGGTGGAAACGGACCCCGAAGGAGCTCTTGCAGGGTTTGCCGAGGTGGTACGCATGGAACCCGAGAAGGCAGAGTG GGGCTTCAAGGCTCTCAAGCAAACTGTCAAGCTTTATTATAGACTGGGGAGGTATAAAGAAATGATGGATTCATATCGAGTGATGCTTACCTACATAAAATCAGCAGTGACCCGTAATTATAGTGAAAAATGTATAAACAATATCATGGATTTTGTATCTGGATCAGCAAGTCAGAGTTTTGGTCTCCTGCAAGAATTTTATCAAACCACTTTGAAAGCCCTTGAAGAGGCAAAGAATGAG AGGCTTTGGTTCAAAACTAATTTAAAGCTCTGCAAGATTTGGTTTGATATTGGTGAATATGGTCGCATGATTAAG ATTTTGAAGGAACTTCACAAGTCCTGTCAAAGAGAAGATGGTACAGATGATCAAAAGAAAGGAAGTCAACTTTTGGAAGTGTATGCCATTGAGATTCAAATGTATACTGAGactaaaaacaacaaaaagCTCAAG CAATTATACCAGAAAGCTCTTGCAATCAAGTCAGCAATACCCCATCCACGAATTATGGGAATAATTAGGGAGTGTGGAGGAAAGATGCACATGGCAGAACGTCAATGGCCAGAAGCAGCGACTGATTTTTTTGAGGCCTTTAAGAACTATGACGAAGCTGGGAACCAAAGGCGTATCCAGTGCCTGAA ATATCTAGTTTTGGCTAATATGCTGATGGAATCCGAAGTCAATCCATTCGATGGTCAAGAGGCAAAACC GTATAAAAATGACCCCGAGATTTTGGCAATGACTAATCTTATTGCAGCATACCAAAGGAATGAGATACTTGAGTTTGAGAAGATTCTCAAG AGCAATAGAAAGACAATAATGGATGACCCATTCATTCGAAATTACATTGAAGATCTGTTGAAGAATGTCAGAACCCAAGTGTTACTTAAACTTATCAAGCCTTACACAAGAATCCGGATTCCATTTATATCAAAG GAACTCAATGTGCCGGAGAAAGATGTTGAGCAATTATTAGTTTCACTAATCCTGGATAATCGCATTGATGGTCACATTGATCAAGTGAATAGACTTTTGGAGCGTGGTGACAG GTCAAAAGGAATGAAGAAGTATACTGCCATAGATAAATGGAATACTCAGTTGAAATCCCTCTTTCAAACTGTCAGCAACCGAGTATATTGA